One Zetaproteobacteria bacterium DNA segment encodes these proteins:
- a CDS encoding phosphoglycerate dehydrogenase: protein MAKVWIADKMSPQAVEIFRRRGIEVDYKPGLSEEEKLAIAGDYDGIAVRSATRLEGALLDAARRVKVIGRAGIGVDNIDVDACSRRGIVVMNTPFGNTVTTAELAVAHLAAAARMIPQADASTRAGKWEKSRFMGVELTGKKAGVVGAGNIGAIVCDRLRGLRMEVFVYDPFISRERAEAMGVTKVETLEALAEMVDVLTIHVPLVEATRNLIDAKILGRMKRGAILVNCARGGIVDEDALFDACKSGHLRAAALDVYAEEPARENRLFSLENVTFTPHIGASTDEAQQNVAVQIAEQMSDYLLEGRVKNGINVPSVGEEESRELGPFVTLCRRMGEFVGQMMRPGYSRVTLHFEGAVSSMNRKPLVNALLQGLLTHSFDEVNAVNAGVIARDRGIEVAEAARARSDHFSSLIRVEVEGDDGRRSVEGVLFDGTRPRLVTIDGCELEMDPRGTMIFLENHDRPGVIAGVGAVLARAGINIGDFRLGRRGTSGKAVALVSVDSTPDDAVLDELAALDAIEMARLIRLEG from the coding sequence ATGGCCAAGGTCTGGATCGCGGACAAGATGAGCCCCCAGGCGGTGGAGATCTTCCGCCGCCGGGGGATCGAGGTGGATTACAAGCCGGGCCTCTCCGAGGAGGAGAAGCTGGCCATCGCCGGCGACTACGACGGCATCGCCGTCCGCTCGGCCACCCGTCTGGAAGGGGCGCTGCTCGATGCGGCCAGGCGGGTGAAGGTGATCGGGCGCGCCGGCATCGGGGTGGACAACATCGATGTCGATGCCTGCTCACGCCGCGGCATCGTGGTGATGAACACCCCCTTCGGCAATACGGTGACCACCGCCGAGCTGGCCGTCGCTCATCTGGCGGCGGCGGCGCGCATGATTCCGCAGGCCGACGCATCCACCCGAGCCGGCAAGTGGGAGAAGTCCCGCTTCATGGGGGTGGAGCTGACCGGGAAGAAGGCGGGGGTGGTCGGCGCGGGCAACATCGGTGCCATCGTCTGCGACCGGCTGCGCGGCCTGCGGATGGAGGTCTTCGTCTACGACCCCTTCATCTCGCGCGAGCGTGCCGAGGCGATGGGGGTGACCAAGGTGGAGACACTGGAGGCGCTGGCGGAGATGGTCGATGTCCTGACCATCCACGTCCCCCTGGTCGAGGCGACGCGCAACCTGATCGATGCGAAGATCCTCGGGCGGATGAAGCGCGGCGCGATCCTGGTCAACTGCGCCCGCGGCGGGATCGTCGACGAGGATGCGCTGTTCGATGCGTGCAAGTCGGGCCATCTGCGCGCGGCGGCGCTCGACGTCTATGCCGAGGAGCCGGCACGGGAGAACCGGCTCTTCTCCCTGGAGAACGTCACCTTCACCCCCCACATCGGCGCCTCGACCGACGAGGCGCAGCAGAACGTCGCCGTGCAGATCGCCGAGCAGATGAGCGACTACCTGCTCGAGGGGAGGGTGAAGAACGGGATCAACGTCCCGTCGGTCGGCGAGGAGGAGTCGCGCGAGCTGGGGCCGTTCGTCACGCTCTGCCGCCGCATGGGCGAGTTCGTCGGCCAGATGATGCGGCCGGGCTACAGCCGGGTGACGCTCCATTTCGAGGGGGCGGTCTCCTCCATGAACCGCAAGCCGCTGGTCAACGCCCTGCTGCAGGGGCTGCTCACCCACAGCTTCGACGAGGTCAACGCGGTCAACGCCGGGGTGATCGCCCGCGACCGCGGCATCGAGGTGGCCGAGGCGGCGCGTGCCCGCAGTGACCACTTCTCCAGCCTGATCCGGGTCGAGGTGGAGGGAGACGACGGCCGCCGCTCTGTCGAGGGGGTGCTCTTCGACGGCACCCGCCCTCGTCTGGTCACCATCGACGGCTGTGAGCTGGAGATGGATCCGCGCGGCACCATGATCTTCCTGGAGAACCACGACCGCCCCGGAGTGATCGCCGGCGTCGGGGCGGTGCTGGCCCGGGCGGGGATCAACATCGGGGACTTCCGCCTCGGACGTCGCGGCACCTCCGGCAAGGCGGTGGCGCTGGTCAGTGTCGATTCCACCCCCGACGATGCGGTGCTCGACGAGCTGGCGGCGCTCGATGCCATCGAGATGGCCCGGCTGATTCGGCTGGAAGGATAG
- a CDS encoding alanine--glyoxylate aminotransferase family protein, with protein sequence MIKHYLLSPGPTAVPERVLLRMAQPMIHHRTPQFSALFAETREMLKEVFGTGQDPLMLASSGSGAMEAAMVNLCAPGDTIIYVNGGKFGERWGKIAVRHGIHAVEIKVPWGEPVTVGAVAEALDDHPEAKGVFVQASETSTTTEHPVREIAALTAQREGCAIVVDAITALGVIEMPMDDWGLDVVISGSQKAFMLPPGLAMLACSEKYWSLARPSPQGSFYFDLTVERKSQMKGKDTTAWTPAVSLITGLNEVLRMMREEGLSVLYARHALLAEAARAGVRALGMELISSAPATSATGAWVPEGIDGAAFVKYLRDTMGVTFAGGQDHLKGKIVRIAHLGYYDVFDIVTAISAIEMALDRFGADVEMGRGVAAAQRVLAGRFPRV encoded by the coding sequence TTGATCAAACACTATCTGCTTTCGCCCGGGCCGACGGCCGTCCCCGAGCGTGTCCTGCTACGCATGGCGCAGCCGATGATCCACCACCGCACACCGCAGTTTTCCGCCCTCTTCGCCGAGACCCGGGAGATGCTCAAGGAGGTGTTCGGCACCGGCCAGGATCCGTTGATGCTCGCCTCCTCCGGCTCCGGCGCGATGGAGGCGGCGATGGTCAATCTCTGCGCGCCCGGCGACACCATCATCTACGTCAACGGCGGCAAGTTCGGCGAGCGCTGGGGGAAGATCGCCGTCCGGCACGGCATCCATGCGGTGGAGATCAAGGTGCCGTGGGGCGAGCCGGTCACCGTCGGGGCGGTCGCGGAGGCACTGGACGACCATCCCGAGGCGAAGGGGGTCTTCGTCCAGGCCTCGGAGACCTCGACCACCACCGAACATCCGGTACGCGAGATCGCCGCGTTGACCGCGCAGCGAGAGGGGTGTGCCATCGTGGTCGATGCCATCACCGCCCTCGGGGTGATCGAGATGCCGATGGACGACTGGGGGCTGGATGTGGTGATCTCCGGCTCGCAGAAGGCCTTCATGCTGCCGCCGGGGTTGGCCATGCTGGCCTGTTCGGAGAAGTACTGGTCGCTTGCTCGCCCATCCCCGCAGGGGAGCTTCTATTTCGATCTGACCGTCGAGCGGAAGAGTCAGATGAAGGGGAAGGATACCACCGCATGGACCCCGGCGGTCTCCCTGATCACCGGCCTCAACGAGGTGTTGCGGATGATGCGTGAAGAGGGGTTGTCGGTGCTCTACGCCCGCCATGCCCTGTTGGCGGAGGCGGCCCGCGCCGGGGTGCGGGCCCTGGGCATGGAGCTGATCTCCTCTGCGCCGGCCACCTCGGCCACCGGCGCCTGGGTACCCGAGGGGATCGACGGCGCCGCCTTCGTCAAATATCTGCGCGATACCATGGGGGTCACCTTCGCCGGCGGTCAGGATCATCTCAAAGGGAAGATCGTGCGGATCGCCCACCTCGGCTACTACGACGTCTTCGACATCGTCACCGCGATCAGCGCCATCGAGATGGCGCTCGACCGCTTCGGCGCCGATGTGGAGATGGGCAGGGGGGTGGCGGCGGCGCAGCGGGTGCTCGCCGGCCGTTTCCCCCGGGTGTGA